Part of the Gramella sp. Hel_I_59 genome, GTACTTCCAGACCCATTTGCTGCAATTCCTGTACGATATAGTTGCGAACTTTTGGATGCTCACTGCTCCCAACATAATGTGGTTGCTGTGCAATAGCTTCCACATGCTGGAAGGCTCTTGAAGTTGAAAATTGATCTAAAGGAATTTCTTCGGAAAGCCTGGCTTGGGGAGCGTCGAAATTAAAACTTAGCCAAACTGCTACAAAGATCAGCAAGAAAGATATTAAGCCGGAAAATTTAGAGTTCATGCAATGAGGATCAAAGTTTTAAAGTTAATTAAGTTTTTGAAATATGAATAACAGAATAACTGTCATGCGTAACAAATCGAAAAACCTTATATTTAAGTAATTGGTAATCAAATAAATAAATTATGGGTATTAAAAGTTTTATGGGTAAACGAGCAGAGCCTGAAAAGCCTGCGGAAATTCCGATGCTGGTGAGAGATTATATGACCGAGAAGCTTATCACCTTCAGGGAAAATGAAAATATCATGGATGTCGTAGAGAAATTAATTAAACATGGCATCTCTGGTGGCTGTGTGGTGAATGACAGGAATGAATTGCTGGGAATTATATCTGAAGGAGATTGTATGAAACAAATTTCTGACAGCAGGTATTATAATATGCCAATGACAGATCTCACGGTTGGAAAACGAATGATTAGTAATGTGGAAACTATAGATGGGAATATGAATGTTCTGGATGCCGCGAAGATCTTTATTGAAAAGAGATTCCGAAGATTTCCTATTGTGGAAAATAACCAGTTGATAGGTCAGATTTCACAGAGAGATGTTCTTAAAGCTGCTCTAAGATTAAAATCACACACCTGGAGTTATTGATCTTTTCTTCTTATTTCTGCCTTTCTCATAGGCATACCATCTATCAGGCTGAATAATTTTTCGGTTTGAACAATTTCCTGTTGCCTTAGTTTAATGCCTCCATCCAGTCCAAGTAGGAAAACTTCAAATTCAGTTTTTACAGAAATTTTTAGTTTGTCTTTTAAGTATGAACTTACCCATTCTGAATTTTCAGGAAAAATTGTTTTGTATTGATTACTATGAACCTGGATTAGTATTAGTTTTCTTTCTGAAAGCTCTTTTGGTTCTTCGGTAAGTAGATCCAATTGTTTTGATACAAGATCTAATTCAGTGTCATTAGAATACACGACAATGATTCGGTTTTCCCATTGGTATTGTTGCAGGTCCTGCGCTTTTGAAGTCATTCCGTAGAAAATTAGAATAATGAGTAATGTGAGATTCCGCATACATCAAAAGTTAGGCATTTCTATTTGATCTTAGGTATAATAAAATCTCAATTTCTTCTCACCAATGCGTAAAAGTCATTTTCAAGCGGCAGATAGCCCATATCATACACAAAGAAGTATTGCTTTCCCGTTTTGGTAGTATAAATACTGGTGAAGAATTCAAAGCTAAATCCTTTGCAAAGTAATTTAGATTTAGAAACCGAAGTTTTATCACCGGGATTTAGTTCCTGAAGTATCCGGTAATTTTTCCGCAGCGAGTTATTCGTATTCCTGATGAGGTTACTTGCATCTTTATTCATCCTGTTGTGATATGCATTTCGGCAATAATCACTACAGAATTTTTTATCTGTTCTTCCAACGATCTTTTCGTTGCACTCCTCGCAAGTCTTTTGCATAGGGAAATATACTAAAAAGCTTTTTTATAGGGTTTAACACCTTTGTTTTCTAGTAGAAAAGATGCGTATAATAGATGGGCATCCATACATCCTCATAAGTGCTTTTCGAAAAAATGGTTTCAGCCTGATCAACATTAATGTTTATATCGGTCTCGGTTACTGCAGAGGTATTCAGACTGATTTTCCATTCATTGTCATTCAGCTTTTCACCAACAATCTCTCCCTGTTCTACAAATGTAATATTAGAAATACTCCCTGAAATACCTGTTACAACCTTATATTCTGAAAAGTTATCTGAAGTAATTAGAAAACTGTTAGCATTTGGATCTACTTCAAAATATACGATGCGAGTAATTTCGTCGTCTACGGCTTCGGGAATAGGATCTTCATACTGAAGCAATTTGAAAACCAGTTTATTACCAGGCTTCACGTCCATCTCGAGATCGTTAGTATCTGGAATAGCATCAATCTGAAGTCTTGAGTTTTCGAAGAATGCATGGTAATTTTCAAGACTTTCATCATTTGTGAAATGTGAACGAACAGATCGTTCAACTACATGAATATCATTCGTTTCGTCATACATATATTCTGCGCCTTCAATACTTAAATCTGTTATCGCTATAGTAGGACAGCAACCTTCAGTGATAGCTTCTCCTTCCACCGAAACTGTAAATATTTCTTCATCTGCGTACATCACCGAAAATTCAGCATCATTGAAAGTATAAATTACAAGAGTTTTCTGTTCATTCTTTTCAATAACCTGGAAATCGGCTTCAAGATCATTAGAAGTTTCAACTACCGTGATCCCTTCAGAAGATGCTATGTTGTCAAAGATGTTTTCACCGGTATTGCTATCTATGATTTGAAAGTTTAAATCGGCATAACCGGCGTCACAGATCGTTGCTGAACAGTCCTCATCATCATCTGTCCCGCAGGATTGTAAAAAAGCTAAACTAAATAGTAGAAAATATGTTGCTAGAGATCTCATAAGGGAGTTTTATCATTTAGGCGGTTAGTTAGTAAATTTTATTGCGGCTGAAATATTCCTGAATTCTGAAATTTTATACTTCCAGAAAATTCTTCTTCCCCTTCATTTATTGTGTAATCTGCAGCTACTTCGAAGCTTATATTCCATTTCAGATTACCGATCTTTTGTGCAGTGATCTCACCAGATGTCGCTCTTCTGAAATCGGTAACAGGACAAAAGCAGGAATGTCTTAGATAGGTGTTGCTGACGTCAAAATCATTTGTAGTAAGCTGAAAATCTGCAGTATTTGCAGCAAGTTCAAAATATAAATATTGATCCAGACCGCTATCTGCAACTTCTGGATCTGATGCTTTACTAAAAGTATATTCAAAAACCAGCTTATCTCCATCGACAACTTCAACAAAGGTACCGAAGTCATTTTCACTGATCTTCAAAGCTGAATTTTCATGTACGATGAATTCGACCGATTCTTTGATTCCTGTAGCATCATCAGATTTATCACAGGACATTAGAATAATAGAAAGTAGAAGTAGAAGGCTGAATTTTTTCATAATTAATATTTGTATCTATTAGATGGCCATTTTCTGAAATGGTTGCGTTTACTCTGTAAAACAATCATGATTTCAGACTCCGGCGCAGGAGAAATTAGCATAATCTATGGATTCGTAGCTTTATAGGTTTTCGGATTGCTCAGCAATATGGATATAATATAAAGAAAAATGGCTGCGAAATGCGCGCTCCAATCGTCAGCTTATAATTGGTCTAAACTATTCATATCTATAGATTTAAACCAGTTTCTTCCATCGATGTTCATTTCTACAGTATTGAGCAAATACCTTTCCCGGCGGATATTATCACTATAAGCATTGCTCAACTTCTGATCCAGATCGATCAATTTGGCCATGGGTAGATTTTTATCTGCGAAAATTCTATATACGATCTGCTGATCAATTCTGAATGGTTTGTTTCTCACAATTTCTGAAACCTTTTGCTCAATATTTTCAATTTTAGTTCTTTCGGTTTTGACATAATAGGTTTCTTCAGCGTTAATAAAGATATTGACATAAAACGGCTGGGTTTCCTGAGCTGAAGCTTGAGAAAGCATCTCTCTTCCAAAGAAAGTGAACAGGCATATAAGAATAGACTTGTGTATCATAAGGTTGTTGGATAGTTGGTTAGAGTTGATTATGAGAGTATTACTATCTTGGGAATGTTTTATTATATAGGCATTATACGTTTTCAAATGTTTACAAACGAAAGTAAACAACTACAAGTGCTTTACGACCGATTAGTCTTTGCTCTTCCATACATCTTTGTCCTGTTGAAATGAACGAATGATTTTCAACTGCAATAAAATCTTTAGTTATGAGCACTTTAAGAAACACAGTACAATTGATCGGGCATGTAGGGAATGAGCCTGAAATCGTAAATCTTGAATCTGGAAAGAAATTAGCCAAATTTTCAGTAGCCACCAATGAAAGTTATAAGAATTCAAAAGGTGAGAAAATCACTGATACACAATGGCACAATATCGTTGCCTGGGGCAAAACTGCTGAACTGGTTGAAAATTACGTTCCGAAAGGGAAGGAGATTGGAATTGAAGGAAAACTAACCAGTAGAAGTTACGAGGATAAAGATGGTATTAAAAGATATGTAACTGAAGTCGTTTGCCAGGAACTTTTACTACTTGGTAAATAGTAGATAGTTCTTAAAAATAGATTTGCTGGGCAGCTCTATAAGTGTTGGCGTGAGCTTCGATAATATATTTTATCTCTTTTGAATAACCACCACCCATGCTGCACTCCACAGGAATCTGAAGATCGTGGCAGGTTTGTAATACGAACCTGTCGCGTTCTTTACATCCCTTTATAGTACAGGAGAGTCGGCCAAGCTTGTCGGTTTCTAAAATATCTACGCCACAGAGGTAGAAAATAAAATCAGGTTTTGTTCTTTCTATAAGTTCCGGTAGAACATCTTTTAGCTGCCTGAGGTAAGCTTCATCACCTGTGCCATCCGGGATTTCAATATCCAGATCAGAAGTTTCTTTTCTAAAAGGGTAGTTTCCCTTTCCATGCATCGAAAATGTAAATACAGAATCATCATTTTGAAAGATCTCAGCCGTACCATTTCCCTGATGTACGTCCAGGTCTACGATCAGAATTTTTTCAGCCAGATTTTGATCTTGTAAATAGCGGGCAGCGATTGCCTGATCGTTCAATAAACAGAATGCTTCAGCTCTATCTGAAAAAGCATGGTGAGTTCCACCGGCTATATTCATGGAGACGCCATATTCAAGTGCATATTTGCAGGCATCGATGGTTCCCTGTGCAATAATCTGTTCTCTATCCACAAGTTCCTGTGATAGTGGAAATCCTGAGACTCTGATCTCTTTTTTACTAAGATCCAGGTTCTTCAATCTATCAACATAGGTTGCAGTATGGGCTCTTAAGATCAAACTCTCATCGATGAGGTCAGGCTTAAAAAAATTCTCATCCTCACAGGTACCTTCATGCAATAATTGCTTTGGAAGCAAATCATACTTTTCCATAGGAAACCTGTGACCTTCAGGCAGTGGATGTTTATAAATGGGATGAAAGGCAATTTTGAGCATAAAAAAGCCTGGAAAGTTATTTCCAGGCGATTTGAGTTTTTAATTTATCGTGATTCCGTTGGAGACATTATCCTCATCAGGATTCACAAAAACAAGTTTTCCTTCTTTGTTTTCGGTCATCAGGATCATTCCTTCGCTTTCTACTCCACGTAATTTTCTGGGAGCAAGGTTTACCAGCACAGTTACTTTTTTACCGATAATTTCTTCTGCTTTAAAATGTTCAGCAATACCGGAAACCACCGTTCTCTGATCAATACCGGTATCAACTTTAAGAATCATCAGCTTTTTGGTTTTGGCCATCTTTTCAGCTTCTATAATAGTTCCAACACGCAGATCCATTTTAGTGAAATCTTCAAAAGTAGCAATCTCTTTTTGCGGTTCAGCTTTCTGATTTTCCATTTCGTTCGCTGCTTTGGTAGCCTTTAATTTTTCCAGTTGTTGCTCCATTTGTTCATCTTCTATTTTACTGAAAAGTAGTTCCGCTTTTCCAATTTGATGACCTGCAGGAATTAATGCTTCCCGGGTACCAATAATATCCCAGTCTGGGGTAGTAGAAGTATTCTCTCCAGTTTGATTCAGCATTCGCTTTAGTTTAGCGGAAGTGAACGGGAGGAAAGGTTCGCTAATAATACTGAGTGCGCTGGCAATTTGAAGTGCCACGTACATAATCGTTTTTACACGATCTTCATCAGTTTTAATTTGCTTCCATGGCTCTTCATCAGCCAGGTATTTATTTCCAAGCCTGGCCAGGTTCATCAACTCACCCTGAGCTTCACGAAAACGGTATTTTTCAATCGAACTTGCGATTACCGATGGATATGCTTTTAATTCAGCAATTGTCTGTTCATCCACTTCAGTATACTCTCCCGGCTGCGGAATTATTCCGTCATAATATTTGTTGGTTAAAACCACCACGCGGTTAATAAAGTTTCCGAAGATAGCGACCAGCTCATTATTGTTTCTTGCCTGAAAATCTTTCCAGGTAAAATCATTGTCTTTTGTTTCCGGAGCATTTGCAGTCAACACATAACGCAATACATCCTGTTGATCTGGGAAGTCCTGCAGATATTCATGTAGCCATACCGCCCAGTTCTTTGAAGTTGAAAGTTTTTTACCCTCAAGATTCAGAAATTCATTTGCCGGCACATTCTCAGGCAAGATATAATCACCATGAGCTTTCAGCATCGTAGGGAAAATAATACAGTGAAAAACGATATTATCCTTCCCGATGAAATGAACCAGTTTGGTGTTTTCGTCTTTCCAGTAAGGCTCCCAGTCTTTTCCTTCTCTCTCTGCCCATTCTTTGGTAGAGGAAATATAACCAATAGGAGCATCGAACCATACATAGAGCACTTTGCCCTCTCCGCCTTCCACTGGAACAGGGATTCCCCAGTCAAGATCTCTGGTTACCGCGCGGGCTCTTAAACCATCGTCGATCCAGGATTTCACCTGACCATAAACGTTACTTTTCCAGTCGGCTTTGTGCCCTTTCAGGATCCATTCCTTTAGA contains:
- a CDS encoding CBS domain-containing protein is translated as MGIKSFMGKRAEPEKPAEIPMLVRDYMTEKLITFRENENIMDVVEKLIKHGISGGCVVNDRNELLGIISEGDCMKQISDSRYYNMPMTDLTVGKRMISNVETIDGNMNVLDAAKIFIEKRFRRFPIVENNQLIGQISQRDVLKAALRLKSHTWSY
- a CDS encoding DUF4174 domain-containing protein yields the protein MRNLTLLIILIFYGMTSKAQDLQQYQWENRIIVVYSNDTELDLVSKQLDLLTEEPKELSERKLILIQVHSNQYKTIFPENSEWVSSYLKDKLKISVKTEFEVFLLGLDGGIKLRQQEIVQTEKLFSLIDGMPMRKAEIRRKDQ
- a CDS encoding biopolymer transporter ExbD, producing the protein MIHKSILICLFTFFGREMLSQASAQETQPFYVNIFINAEETYYVKTERTKIENIEQKVSEIVRNKPFRIDQQIVYRIFADKNLPMAKLIDLDQKLSNAYSDNIRRERYLLNTVEMNIDGRNWFKSIDMNSLDQL
- the ssb gene encoding single-stranded DNA-binding protein gives rise to the protein MSTLRNTVQLIGHVGNEPEIVNLESGKKLAKFSVATNESYKNSKGEKITDTQWHNIVAWGKTAELVENYVPKGKEIGIEGKLTSRSYEDKDGIKRYVTEVVCQELLLLGK
- a CDS encoding histone deacetylase, producing the protein MLKIAFHPIYKHPLPEGHRFPMEKYDLLPKQLLHEGTCEDENFFKPDLIDESLILRAHTATYVDRLKNLDLSKKEIRVSGFPLSQELVDREQIIAQGTIDACKYALEYGVSMNIAGGTHHAFSDRAEAFCLLNDQAIAARYLQDQNLAEKILIVDLDVHQGNGTAEIFQNDDSVFTFSMHGKGNYPFRKETSDLDIEIPDGTGDEAYLRQLKDVLPELIERTKPDFIFYLCGVDILETDKLGRLSCTIKGCKERDRFVLQTCHDLQIPVECSMGGGYSKEIKYIIEAHANTYRAAQQIYF
- the metG gene encoding methionine--tRNA ligase, producing the protein MSKNPQRFTITAALPYTNGPIHIGHLAGVYVPADIYSRFLRMQGHDVAFVCGSDEHGVPITIKAKKEGVSPQDVVDKYNAIIKTSFEDFGITFDNYSRTSGDVHHKTASDFFKKMYEDGKFIEESTEQLYDVEANQFLADRFVTGTCPKCGNEEAYGDQCENCGTSLNATDLINPKSAITGAVPTLKETKHWFLPLDQYEDFLKEWILKGHKADWKSNVYGQVKSWIDDGLRARAVTRDLDWGIPVPVEGGEGKVLYVWFDAPIGYISSTKEWAEREGKDWEPYWKDENTKLVHFIGKDNIVFHCIIFPTMLKAHGDYILPENVPANEFLNLEGKKLSTSKNWAVWLHEYLQDFPDQQDVLRYVLTANAPETKDNDFTWKDFQARNNNELVAIFGNFINRVVVLTNKYYDGIIPQPGEYTEVDEQTIAELKAYPSVIASSIEKYRFREAQGELMNLARLGNKYLADEEPWKQIKTDEDRVKTIMYVALQIASALSIISEPFLPFTSAKLKRMLNQTGENTSTTPDWDIIGTREALIPAGHQIGKAELLFSKIEDEQMEQQLEKLKATKAANEMENQKAEPQKEIATFEDFTKMDLRVGTIIEAEKMAKTKKLMILKVDTGIDQRTVVSGIAEHFKAEEIIGKKVTVLVNLAPRKLRGVESEGMILMTENKEGKLVFVNPDEDNVSNGITIN